The following proteins are co-located in the Longimicrobium sp. genome:
- a CDS encoding saccharopine dehydrogenase NADP-binding domain-containing protein, whose amino-acid sequence MNNYTSARIGILGAGGYAGRELVRLLARHPHAGIAWATSESEAGTALDDLVPGATGPALVKAEDAALDECDCVVSCLPHGESARWMERARAAGVRAIDLSADLRVPGADTPGWAREAVYGLPELHRERIA is encoded by the coding sequence ATGAATAATTATACTAGCGCACGAATCGGAATCCTGGGGGCTGGCGGCTACGCGGGGCGAGAGCTGGTGAGGCTCCTGGCCCGGCACCCCCACGCGGGAATCGCTTGGGCGACGTCGGAGTCAGAGGCGGGGACGGCGCTGGATGATCTCGTGCCCGGCGCGACGGGACCGGCGCTGGTGAAGGCGGAGGATGCGGCGCTGGACGAGTGCGACTGCGTGGTGTCGTGCCTGCCGCACGGCGAGAGCGCGCGGTGGATGGAGCGGGCGCGCGCGGCGGGGGTGAGGGCCATCGACCTGTCGGCGGACCTGCGCGTGCCGGGGGCCGACACGCCGGGTTGGGCGCGCGAGGCGGTGTACGGGCTCCCCGAGCTGCACCGCGAGCGGATCGCC